In Novosphingobium kaempferiae, the DNA window GGCCGAGCGAGCGCCCGTTGCGGAAGCGCACGTCGAGCATCTCGGCATCGACGATGATCCCGGCGTTCAGCCTATGCCGCGCCGCGTGCTCGGGGTGCGTCAGCCGCCATGTCCCATCCCGCTCGCGCACGATGCGCCGGAAGCGGTCGTAGGAGCGCAGCGCGTAACCGCCGGTAGCGACGAATTCGAGCACGCGCGTGAAAGTCGCCTCGTCGATCCACGCATAGGCCAGCGAGGAGCGCACTTCGGCGAGCAGCGCCTCCTCCCGGAACGGCCCGGCGCAGGCTATGGCCATCACATGTTGGGCCAGCACGTCGAGCCCGCCGGGGCGGAACGGGTCGCCGTCGCGCTGCCCGTCGCGCACCGCCTGCTGCGCGGCGAAGGCCTCCAGGAACTCGAAGCGGTTGCCCGGCACCAGCACCGCTTCACTGGGCTGGTCGAGCCGGTGGTTGGCGCGTCCGATGCGCTGAAGCAGGCGCGAGGAGCCCTTGGGCGCGCCCATCTGCACGACGAGGTCGATGTCCCCCCAGTCGATGCCGAGATCGAGGCTGGCGGTACAGACCAGCGCGCGCAGCTTGCCCTCCGCCATCGCCGCCTCGACCTTGCGCCGCGCCTCCCTCGAAAGCGAGCCATGGTGGATGCCGATCGGCAGGTTGCCCTCGTTGGCGTCCCACAGTTCCTGGAAGATGTACTCCGCCAGAAAGCGCGTGTTGGTGAAGACCAGCGTGGTGCGATGGGCGCGGATCTGCTCGATCAGTTGCGGGATCGCCCATGTCGCCGCGTGGCCGCTCCACGGGATGCGCTCCTCGCGCGGGAGGAGGATGTCGACCTCGGGCTCGGCGCCGGGCTCGCCCTCGACCAGTTCGACGGTATCGATCTCGCCCCAGGGCGCCAGCCAGCCGCGATACTCGTCCGGGTTGGCGAGCGTGGCGGAGAGCGCGACGCGCTGCAGCGCCGGGTTGATCGCCTGCAGCCGCGCCAGCGACAGCGCCAGAAGGTCGCCGCGCTTGCCGGTGGCGAAGGCGTGAACCTCGTCGATCACCACGCGCTGGAGGCCCGCGAACAGGTCGGGTGCCTCGGGATAGCTCAGCAGCAGCGAGAGCGATTCCGGCGTCGTCAGCAGGACATGCGGCGGGCGCGCGCGCTGGCGGGCCTTGCGGTCGGAGGGCGTGTCGCCGCTGCGTGTCTCGACGCGGATCGGCAGTCCGATCTCCTCGATCGGCGCGATGAGGTTGCGCTGCACGTCGGTCGCCAGCGCCTTCAGCGGCGAGACGTAGAGCGTGTGCAGGCCCTCGGGCGGCTTGGCGCCATCAAGGCGCGAAGGGCAGAAAGCGGCCAGCGTCGGCAGGAAGCCGGACAGCGTCTTGCCCGCCCCGGTATCGGCGACGAGCAGCGCATGATGCCCCCGGTCCGCCGCCGCGAGCATGTCCTGCTGGTGCCGCCGTACCCGCCAGCCGCGCGAATCGAACCAGCCGGCGATCTCGGGCGGGATCTGCATGGCCGGGGTCGTCATGACGGGCGTTTCATTTCGGGCATCGGACAAGGCATAGCGGTACGCCGATGGAAAAGCACCGCAGTGGATGTGGTTTCCGGCTGGCGGATCGGCGCGCGATCCTACGCGTGCCTGGAGATGCCGGAGGCGGCAAGCTGCCGATCGATCTCGGCGACCAGCCGCTCCAGACCCTCCGGCGTGGCGCTCTCGGCGCGGGCGGTGAGTGCGGCCTGCGTGTGCGATGCCCGCAGCAGCCACCAGCCGTCCTCGGTGTCCACTCGGACCCCGTCAAGGCTGTTCAGGTGCGCCTCTGTACCGTTCAGTCGCGCCCTGATCTCCTCGACGACAGCGAACTTTCGCGCATCCGGAACGGCGAAGCGCAGCTCCGGCGTGTTGCACATCGAGGGTACGGAATCGCGCAATTCCGCCACGGAAGCCCCCATCCGCACACTCGCCGCGACCAGCCGCAGCGCCGCATAAAGCCCATCGTCGAACCCGAACCAGTCATCGGCGAAAAAGAAGTGCCCACTGGTCTCCCCGCCCAGCAAAGCACCGGTTTCCTTCATTCTGGACTTGATGTGCGAATGCCCGGAAGGCGCCATTTCCGGCACTCCACCGAGTTTTTGCACCGTATCAAACACCGTCCGCGAAGCCTTCACATCGGCAATCACCCGCGCCCCAGGCCGCCGCGCGAGCACATCCCGCGCGAAAATCGCCAGCAACCGGTCGGCATCGACAACGCGACCCTGCCCATCGACGACGCCGATCCGGTCCGCATCCCCGTCGAAAGCTACTCCGAAATCGAGGTTCTTCGCCGCGACGAGGGCACGCAGGTCTGCGAGATTGCTTTCGATCGTGGGGTCCGGGTGGTGGTTCGGAAACCGCCCGTCCACTTCGGAGAAGAGCAGATGGTGTTCGCCCGGCAGTCGCGAAGTCAGGAGTTCCAGGGCGGGACCAGCCGCACCATTGCCCGCATCCCAGCCGATGCGCAGCGCGGAGATGTGATCGATATCCGAAATCCCGTCGAGCAAACGCGCGACGTAGGCGGGCAGCACGCCGAGGTCCGTAACCTGTCCGAACTGTTCGGCTTCGATTCCGCCACCTGTCGCGGCAATCTGGCCCAGCGCCGTGATTTGCGGACCGAAGAACGGAGAGCCCCCAAGTACCAGCTTGAAGCCGTTGTGATCGTGGGGATTGTGGCTGCCAGTTACCTGAATGCCGCCCTGCACTTCTGGGGTTGATGCCTCGGCAAAGTAGAGCGTCGGCGTTGGTCCAAGTCCGACTCGGATGACGTCGACTCCCACCTCCGTCAGGCCCGCCACCAGCGCAGCCTCCAGTCCGGGAGAACTCAGGCGACCGTCGCGACCGACGACGACGCAGGGTCGCTCACTCCGGCTTCCACAGCCGCGCAATACGACAGCGCCGAAACTGCGCCCAACGGCATGGGCGTCGGCTTCGAACAGTGTCTCGCCGAAGATGCCGCGAATGTCATATTCGCGCAGGATCGAGGGATCGAAATGGTGTTCCGGGGCACTCATGGGCAGTGCAAACTCTGGCTATCGGGCGACGGGAAGTTGCATACAGACCTCGCCTCCATCAAGTTCTAGGTCCGTCGTGTGCCCATTGACCGAGAGATCGGCAACTACGGATCGCGTAGAATACTGGATAAGGTCGGTGGTAGTGCCGAAGGCACCATCACTTCTTCGTCGTGCAGGGCCATTCCTTGCGCGTCGCTGCGAAGACCAGTTCCGATGCAGGGGCGTTGCGGGTCTTGGGATTGTCGGCCAAGTAAGTAACCGTCGCCTTCCTAAGCTGCGCGATGGTCACGTCCTCAGGAATGCAGCTTTTGAGCTTGTTGGTCCGCCGGATCGTGTTGAAGGCGTCGATGGTACCGGTGATGTACGCGATGCATTCATAGGTATTCTCGACATAAGTCGTGCTGCCGCGCTGGGCGGTGCAGACTTTGTAAAGCTCGTCGCCCGAGTAGAAGCTGGCATAGGCAGCGACAGGCAGCAGCGCCAGCGGCGCGCCGATGGCCAGACAGACCAGCTTTATCTCCGAAAACCGGGCCAGATATCGCAATTGCATTGTGAAACCTCTCCTGCGAGTGGCGCGCACACTCATGGCAAATACCGCGTGCGTCAATCAACGCAGCGCAACGGCGCGAGTTCTCGGATCGGCAATCAGGTCCAGGAACCGAGGCGCGAACCGACTGACGGATAGGACGCGGGTGTTTGGTCGGTCAGCCAGATCAGGCGGCCATGCGCCGCATCCGGGTGAATGGCGAAGCGACCCTCTACCTCGCCGATAAGAGGCAGGCCGCTGTCGCGAAGCCGCCGCGCCGCCGCCACCGCATCGCGCACTTTGAAGACGAGGTGACGGATGCCCTTGATATCGCGTGCGTGCTGCGCGACGTCCGATCCTGCAACGCCCTCCAATGCCTCGATCACCGTGTCCCCCATGGCGAAGGCGGCACAACGCGCTTCATGTAGATCGCGCTCCCCAAGCTTCGGCCAGTCGAGCTTTCCCGCGAATAGTTCGCGCGCCTCTGCCAACGAGGGCGTGCTGACTCCGACGGCCTGCAATCCTTCGATACCGAGTGGATCGTTACCCATCGGCCGCCATTCGGAATCGCGTCGAGGATCGTTGGGCATGTCCTGCCGTACGATCTCCAGCCGAATCCCCAGCGCCTGCCCACGCGGCACCAGGAAATAGTGCGCCTCCATACCCGCGTCATAGTGCCGCCTGAATCCGCGCTCCGCGAACCATGCATCCGCCGCGGCGAGGTCCGCCACCTTGAGCGCAAGCCCGATCCAGCGTCCCGGCGCGGCCGAGCGGCGCAGCATGTCTCCCAAAGGATTGCCCTCCTCCATACCGCGCCCGGCGGGCGCGATCGGGATGACCATGGTGTCGCCAATCATCATCAGCGATTCCTCACGGTCCAAGCCCAGCCCGGCGGTCTCGGGCGTAATCAGGATCTCGTAGGCGGTCTTGGCGCCGAACACGTCGCGGAAGAAGGTGTCGCAGGCAGGGCGCTGTGCCTTGTCGGCAAGCGCCCAGCTGACGTGGACGAGAGGGAATTGCATGACTGTGTCCTCACCCGTTTTCGCTGCGGCGAGGGCGCTGCGGCAGGCGGCCTGACCCTTCGACAAGCTCAGGGTGAGCGGAGGTGGTTTAGAAACCTATCAAACCCACTCAGACTGAGCCTGTCGAAGCCCCATGACCATCCGCTGCGCTCCCCTCAATACGTCGTCGGCGCGCCCGTCCCCATGAACTTCGCAAGGTTCATGTGAAGCGAGCCGACCGAGCGTTCCATGTAGGGATTGGGCTGCGCGCCCCGGAAACCGACATTCTTCATGCCCTGCTGGACCGCTGCCATGTTGGCGAAGTCCTGCTGGAGCACCGGTGGCCAGTCGGCAGGCTCGGTGTACTCCCAGTCCGTCGAGGGTGCCTCGCCTTCGGGCCACAGTTCGTAGACGGCGGCCTCGAAGATGCACTTGTCGGGATCGGTGCCATAGGGCCGCGCCTGATAGCAGAGCATGTTGTTGACCGCGTGGCCTATCTGGAAGTTCGGGAAGATCTGCCAGGCCGTGCCTGCCTGGGCGGTGTGCAGCGGATCGACCTGCGCCCAGACGACGCCCCGCGCCGCGTCTTCCGCCTTGGCGGTCTGGATCCAGTACTTGGAGACTTCCGCCGCCGGGGTGCCCTCGGGCAGTTCGTCCTTCAGGCGATTGGCGACGCCGACCAGCGTCATTGTGGTGTTGGTGTTGGCGTTGGCCCAGGTGAAGTTCTGCATCTCCGCCGTCGTCAGGCGCGGATCCTCGCCCGCGCCGAGGCGCAGCTTGCCCGAGTCCTCCTCTTGCCCCTTGGGCGCCTCGTAGCCGATGTTGGAATGCAGGCCCTGATTGCGCGCCCAGCCGCGGAACTGGCCGAA includes these proteins:
- a CDS encoding ligase-associated DNA damage response DEXH box helicase, translating into MTTPAMQIPPEIAGWFDSRGWRVRRHQQDMLAAADRGHHALLVADTGAGKTLSGFLPTLAAFCPSRLDGAKPPEGLHTLYVSPLKALATDVQRNLIAPIEEIGLPIRVETRSGDTPSDRKARQRARPPHVLLTTPESLSLLLSYPEAPDLFAGLQRVVIDEVHAFATGKRGDLLALSLARLQAINPALQRVALSATLANPDEYRGWLAPWGEIDTVELVEGEPGAEPEVDILLPREERIPWSGHAATWAIPQLIEQIRAHRTTLVFTNTRFLAEYIFQELWDANEGNLPIGIHHGSLSREARRKVEAAMAEGKLRALVCTASLDLGIDWGDIDLVVQMGAPKGSSRLLQRIGRANHRLDQPSEAVLVPGNRFEFLEAFAAQQAVRDGQRDGDPFRPGGLDVLAQHVMAIACAGPFREEALLAEVRSSLAYAWIDEATFTRVLEFVATGGYALRSYDRFRRIVRERDGTWRLTHPEHAARHRLNAGIIVDAEMLDVRFRNGRSLGRVEEGFGASLEPGDTFRFAGMDLEVESLKDLELIVRAAKRSATIPSYSGQRMPISTHLADRVRAMLSDRAGWARFPDDVREWLEVQDWRSHLPAPGRLLVESFPHRGLAYTSYYTFEGWNANQSLGMLVTRRMEDRGLGPLGFVATDYTLVVWGLKPVEDPAALLSPDILTHEFVDWVQQSYLLRRAFREVAVISGLVERQQPGKRKSGRQVTFSTDLIYDVLRKYEPDHLLIEAAWADARARMTDVGRVADVLDRAAKEVDHVVLDRISPLSVPALSMIGRESLPSGAADDDLLLEAESLASVAMRVDAPEEDGGC
- the pgmG gene encoding phosphoglucomutase/phosphomannomutase PgmG, which translates into the protein MSAPEHHFDPSILREYDIRGIFGETLFEADAHAVGRSFGAVVLRGCGSRSERPCVVVGRDGRLSSPGLEAALVAGLTEVGVDVIRVGLGPTPTLYFAEASTPEVQGGIQVTGSHNPHDHNGFKLVLGGSPFFGPQITALGQIAATGGGIEAEQFGQVTDLGVLPAYVARLLDGISDIDHISALRIGWDAGNGAAGPALELLTSRLPGEHHLLFSEVDGRFPNHHPDPTIESNLADLRALVAAKNLDFGVAFDGDADRIGVVDGQGRVVDADRLLAIFARDVLARRPGARVIADVKASRTVFDTVQKLGGVPEMAPSGHSHIKSRMKETGALLGGETSGHFFFADDWFGFDDGLYAALRLVAASVRMGASVAELRDSVPSMCNTPELRFAVPDARKFAVVEEIRARLNGTEAHLNSLDGVRVDTEDGWWLLRASHTQAALTARAESATPEGLERLVAEIDRQLAASGISRHA
- a CDS encoding Rap1a/Tai family immunity protein, coding for MQLRYLARFSEIKLVCLAIGAPLALLPVAAYASFYSGDELYKVCTAQRGSTTYVENTYECIAYITGTIDAFNTIRRTNKLKSCIPEDVTIAQLRKATVTYLADNPKTRNAPASELVFAATRKEWPCTTKK
- a CDS encoding VOC family protein; this translates as MQFPLVHVSWALADKAQRPACDTFFRDVFGAKTAYEILITPETAGLGLDREESLMMIGDTMVIPIAPAGRGMEEGNPLGDMLRRSAAPGRWIGLALKVADLAAADAWFAERGFRRHYDAGMEAHYFLVPRGQALGIRLEIVRQDMPNDPRRDSEWRPMGNDPLGIEGLQAVGVSTPSLAEARELFAGKLDWPKLGERDLHEARCAAFAMGDTVIEALEGVAGSDVAQHARDIKGIRHLVFKVRDAVAAARRLRDSGLPLIGEVEGRFAIHPDAAHGRLIWLTDQTPASYPSVGSRLGSWT
- a CDS encoding aromatic ring-hydroxylating oxygenase subunit alpha, translating into MGEFGKIVQAPEELVAPVNVPAEAYISPEYARAEVDRLWRKVWLQAGRVEDIPEVGDFVTFDIVHDSVIIVRASETEIHAFHNVCPHRGRRLVDTPPGQRNARGNRRTLICGYHGWTFGLDGANTYVEHQDDWQGHLCGGRADLGKVRVETWGGWLWITLDPEAIPLAEYLSPAAPMLDPYGLQNMHPRWRKWVVFECNWKVAMEAFCETYHVSTTHPEFMEFGQFRGWARNQGLHSNIGYEAPKGQEEDSGKLRLGAGEDPRLTTAEMQNFTWANANTNTTMTLVGVANRLKDELPEGTPAAEVSKYWIQTAKAEDAARGVVWAQVDPLHTAQAGTAWQIFPNFQIGHAVNNMLCYQARPYGTDPDKCIFEAAVYELWPEGEAPSTDWEYTEPADWPPVLQQDFANMAAVQQGMKNVGFRGAQPNPYMERSVGSLHMNLAKFMGTGAPTTY